One Halorientalis litorea DNA segment encodes these proteins:
- a CDS encoding amino acid permease yields the protein MADEELAKDLGPLAALTIGVGTMIGAGIFVLPGDAIQQSGSLAVVAFVIGGGIALLTALSASELGTAMPKSGGAYYYVNHALGPLFGSVAGWANWLGLAFASAFYMVGFGEYIQDIVGLGDTVALGPVAVDAVTLLAVIGGLFFVTVNYVGAKETGRLQNVIVVILVAILTVFTIAGALRADPANLPAGKGYGPMMVTTGIIFVSYLGFVQITSVAEEIKDPGKNLPRAVIGSVLLVTAIYALVLVAMSAAVKQGFIAAEQAAGNIVVVSAARELLGPLGAVAMLFGGLLATASSANASILASSRINFAMGRDKVVTPSLNEIHPRFATPYRSIAVTGLLIIAFIVGANVVGGNAIVSLSSTASFLHLIIYGLLNLALIVMRTADPSDYQPDYTVPLYPYTPILGAASAFALIYFISPDILVLGFGLVVAAIVWYFTYARSRTEKQGILGQYILSRSGKMPDSAVAAASGVQPDGGDYRVMVPLANPAHETELITLASAIAKQRGGSVLATHIVTVPDQTALRSGADHIEKLDAESADLLAAAREDAETFDVPVETQTIISHRSYEEIFDAARSHDADLVVMGWGPDSHGSPGRAESAIDELAHDLPCDFLVFKDRGFDPERVLVPTAGGPDSELSAAVAGYLQAEFGSEITLLHVADDRSEGEQFLEDWAADNDLDDATLRVETGDVERAIETAAADATMLVIGATEEGLLERLVRGSLVLDVVDEVECSVLLAETARERSLLERLFG from the coding sequence ATGGCTGACGAGGAACTGGCCAAGGACCTCGGCCCGCTCGCGGCACTGACCATCGGCGTCGGCACGATGATCGGTGCGGGTATCTTCGTCCTGCCCGGCGACGCCATTCAGCAGTCCGGGTCCCTCGCCGTCGTGGCCTTCGTCATCGGTGGCGGTATCGCCCTCCTGACCGCGCTGTCGGCGAGCGAACTCGGGACCGCGATGCCCAAGTCCGGCGGCGCGTACTACTACGTCAACCACGCGCTCGGGCCGCTCTTTGGCTCAGTCGCCGGGTGGGCCAACTGGCTCGGACTGGCCTTCGCCTCGGCGTTCTACATGGTCGGGTTCGGCGAGTACATCCAAGACATCGTCGGGCTCGGGGATACCGTGGCACTCGGGCCGGTTGCAGTCGATGCAGTCACGCTGCTCGCGGTCATCGGCGGTCTCTTCTTCGTGACCGTCAACTACGTCGGAGCGAAGGAGACCGGGCGACTCCAGAACGTCATCGTGGTCATCCTCGTGGCAATCCTGACGGTGTTCACCATCGCCGGCGCGCTCCGGGCCGACCCCGCGAACCTCCCGGCAGGGAAGGGGTACGGGCCGATGATGGTCACGACGGGCATCATCTTCGTCTCGTACCTCGGGTTCGTCCAGATAACGAGCGTCGCCGAGGAAATCAAAGACCCCGGCAAGAACCTCCCGCGGGCGGTCATCGGGAGCGTCCTGCTAGTGACGGCAATCTACGCGCTTGTGCTGGTCGCGATGAGCGCGGCCGTCAAACAGGGGTTCATCGCCGCCGAACAGGCCGCCGGAAACATCGTCGTCGTCTCGGCGGCCCGGGAGTTGCTCGGCCCGCTCGGTGCGGTCGCGATGCTGTTCGGCGGACTGCTGGCGACGGCCTCTTCGGCGAACGCCTCCATCCTCGCGTCCTCGCGCATCAACTTCGCGATGGGCCGTGACAAAGTCGTCACGCCGTCGCTCAACGAGATCCACCCGCGGTTCGCGACGCCGTATCGCTCCATCGCCGTCACGGGACTGCTCATCATCGCGTTCATCGTGGGCGCGAACGTCGTCGGCGGGAACGCCATCGTCTCGCTGTCCAGCACCGCGAGTTTCCTGCATCTAATAATCTACGGCCTGCTCAACCTCGCACTCATCGTAATGCGGACGGCGGACCCGAGCGACTACCAACCGGACTACACCGTCCCACTGTACCCCTACACGCCGATACTCGGTGCCGCCAGCGCGTTCGCGCTCATCTACTTCATCAGTCCCGACATCCTCGTCCTCGGGTTCGGGTTGGTCGTCGCCGCAATCGTCTGGTACTTCACGTATGCCCGGTCCCGGACGGAGAAACAGGGTATCCTCGGGCAGTACATCCTCTCGCGGTCCGGGAAGATGCCCGACTCGGCCGTCGCGGCGGCCAGCGGCGTCCAACCCGACGGCGGTGACTACCGCGTGATGGTCCCCCTCGCCAACCCCGCACACGAGACAGAACTCATCACGCTCGCCAGTGCCATCGCAAAGCAACGCGGCGGGAGCGTGCTGGCCACCCACATCGTGACCGTCCCTGACCAGACCGCACTCCGGTCCGGAGCCGACCACATCGAGAAACTTGACGCCGAATCGGCGGACCTACTCGCGGCCGCCCGCGAGGACGCCGAAACCTTCGACGTACCCGTCGAGACACAGACCATCATCTCACACCGGTCCTACGAGGAGATCTTCGACGCCGCCCGGAGCCACGACGCCGACCTCGTGGTGATGGGCTGGGGACCGGACTCCCACGGCTCGCCCGGCCGCGCAGAGTCCGCCATCGACGAACTCGCCCACGACCTCCCCTGTGACTTCCTCGTGTTCAAGGACCGTGGCTTCGACCCCGAGCGAGTGCTCGTCCCGACCGCTGGCGGCCCGGACTCGGAGTTGAGTGCTGCCGTCGCGGGCTACCTCCAAGCCGAGTTCGGGTCGGAGATAACACTCCTCCACGTCGCCGACGACCGGAGCGAGGGTGAGCAGTTCCTCGAAGACTGGGCCGCCGACAACGACCTCGACGACGCGACGCTCCGCGTCGAGACGGGCGACGTCGAACGAGCAATCGAGACGGCCGCCGCCGACGCCACGATGCTCGTCATCGGTGCGACGGAGGAGGGACTGCTCGAACGCCTCGTCCGCGGGTCGCTCGTCCTCGACGTCGTCGACGAGGTCGAGTGTTCGGTCCTGCTCGCCGAGACGGCACGCGAGCGGTCGCTGCTGGAGCGACTGTTCGGGTGA
- a CDS encoding TrkH family potassium uptake protein, whose product MTERRRSRVEWRTAASLIGTVLKALALPLSAVALVAFAYGESVVPFVVPLGVTLVAGVVLERFERRDLGLREAYLMVALTWLAIALVGAIPFLVAGEGTLARPVNALFESMSGITTTGATVVGSFDAHGRSIHLWRSLLQWMGGLGILVLAVAVLSQISVGGAQLMETETQTENVTKLTPRIEGTARLLGRLYVGLTALMVLSWLALRAVGLAPNVTLYQAVAHAFTAVSTAGFSPEPASIGAFSPAIQWVTILFMFVGATNFVLLYFLLKGDPNRLRHSEEFRFYLGILVGLTTLTMGFLVVDGQFDRVEPTVRHALFQVVSIVTTTGYATVDFDLWSAGAKHVLFLGMFVGGMAGSTTCSIKTLRWLVVLKTFRRDLFTEIHPEVIQPIRLSGQVVDEGTIKDIYAYVLLSIVIFALLTVFVVVDATRATERIGEFDAMGAAAATFLNIGPAFGAAGPYGSYAHFPDTTKLAMTVLMWVGRIEIMPVLVLLTPAYWRS is encoded by the coding sequence GTGACGGAACGCCGACGGTCCCGAGTCGAGTGGCGGACGGCCGCGAGTCTCATCGGAACGGTACTGAAGGCACTCGCACTCCCGCTCTCGGCCGTGGCCCTCGTCGCGTTCGCGTACGGTGAGTCGGTGGTTCCGTTCGTCGTTCCGCTCGGAGTGACGCTCGTGGCTGGTGTGGTCCTCGAACGGTTCGAGCGCCGCGACCTCGGGTTGCGGGAGGCGTACCTGATGGTGGCACTCACGTGGCTGGCCATCGCCCTCGTCGGCGCGATTCCGTTCCTCGTCGCCGGAGAGGGAACGCTCGCACGTCCGGTCAACGCGCTGTTCGAGTCGATGAGCGGCATCACGACGACGGGCGCGACCGTCGTCGGGTCGTTCGACGCTCACGGCCGGTCGATTCACCTCTGGCGGTCGCTCCTCCAGTGGATGGGTGGATTGGGAATCCTCGTGTTGGCCGTCGCCGTCCTCTCACAGATTTCGGTCGGTGGCGCGCAGTTGATGGAGACCGAGACCCAGACCGAGAACGTCACCAAGCTCACGCCCCGAATCGAGGGGACAGCACGGTTGCTCGGGCGACTCTACGTCGGGCTGACGGCGTTGATGGTCCTCTCGTGGCTCGCGCTCCGTGCGGTCGGCCTCGCGCCCAACGTGACGCTCTATCAGGCGGTCGCTCACGCGTTCACCGCCGTCTCGACGGCGGGGTTTTCGCCCGAACCTGCGAGCATCGGCGCGTTCTCGCCCGCCATCCAGTGGGTGACGATACTGTTCATGTTCGTCGGGGCGACGAACTTCGTCCTGCTGTACTTCCTCCTGAAGGGCGACCCGAACAGACTCCGACACAGCGAGGAATTCCGGTTCTACCTCGGCATCCTCGTTGGACTGACAACACTGACGATGGGCTTCCTCGTCGTCGACGGGCAGTTCGACCGGGTCGAACCGACGGTGCGTCACGCGCTGTTTCAGGTCGTCTCCATCGTCACGACGACTGGATACGCGACGGTCGACTTCGACCTGTGGTCGGCGGGGGCGAAGCACGTGTTGTTCTTGGGGATGTTCGTCGGGGGGATGGCCGGGAGTACGACCTGCTCCATCAAGACGCTGCGGTGGCTGGTCGTTCTGAAGACGTTCCGGCGGGACCTGTTCACGGAGATACACCCGGAGGTTATCCAACCGATTCGTCTCAGCGGACAGGTCGTCGACGAGGGGACAATCAAGGACATCTACGCGTACGTGTTGTTGAGCATCGTCATCTTCGCGCTCCTGACGGTGTTCGTCGTCGTCGACGCGACCCGGGCCACCGAACGCATCGGCGAGTTCGACGCGATGGGTGCCGCCGCCGCCACCTTCCTCAACATCGGCCCGGCGTTCGGGGCCGCCGGGCCGTACGGGAGTTACGCTCACTTCCCCGACACGACGAAACTGGCGATGACCGTCCTGATGTGGGTCGGCCGCATCGAGATTATGCCGGTGTTGGTGTTGCTGACGCCCGCGTACTGGCGGTCCTGA
- a CDS encoding TrkH family potassium uptake protein, producing the protein MTWRVDYTASVSLVGTVVKYLALTMLVPLVVAVVYMEDIWVFAVSLIVTVVVGVALERLDPDPDLGPREALLLVSLGWFAAAVVGTVPYLLAGYGTPSTVGLSLASPSAFATSIINALFESMSGFTTTGSTLLGEISFERHSHALLMWRQLTQWLGGMGIIVLMIAILPELAVNGAQLMESEAPGPELTKLTPRIAETARALWLIYFGFTLVYIVLLYALHRAGMAPNMDLYNAIAHGFTTLPTGGFSPQADSIAAFSAAVQWLVIPFMAVAGVNFALFWHVLKGEVRTMTGDPEFRTYAGAIAVVTALLAVVLFRGGSPPLELGGTTKGVTENALRQATFQVVSLLNSTGYATADFAQWDDHAKMVLLFAMFIGGSAGSTGGGVKIVRWIVAFKTVRRELYTSANPDVVRPVRLGGYVVDEDAIRGIMVFSLLYILLFGFSAVFISLDSARIGYQLTAFEAVSASLATIGNIGPGFGSLGPFGSFLEFSNASKLLMIFLMWVGRLEIIPVLALFVGRLDSD; encoded by the coding sequence ATGACGTGGCGCGTGGACTACACCGCGAGCGTCAGCCTCGTGGGGACGGTCGTCAAGTACCTCGCGCTGACGATGCTCGTTCCCCTCGTCGTCGCCGTCGTCTACATGGAGGACATCTGGGTCTTCGCCGTCTCCCTCATCGTGACCGTCGTGGTCGGGGTCGCACTCGAACGACTCGACCCGGACCCGGACCTCGGGCCAAGGGAGGCCCTGTTGCTCGTCTCGCTGGGGTGGTTTGCGGCCGCGGTCGTCGGAACCGTCCCCTACCTGCTCGCCGGGTACGGCACTCCCTCGACGGTTGGACTGAGCCTCGCCTCGCCGTCGGCCTTCGCCACCTCGATAATCAACGCCCTGTTCGAGTCGATGAGCGGGTTCACGACCACGGGGTCGACGCTCCTCGGAGAGATTAGCTTCGAGCGCCACTCCCACGCCCTGCTGATGTGGCGACAACTCACCCAGTGGCTCGGCGGCATGGGTATCATCGTGTTGATGATAGCGATTCTGCCGGAACTGGCGGTCAACGGCGCGCAACTGATGGAGTCGGAGGCTCCCGGCCCGGAACTCACCAAACTGACGCCGCGAATCGCCGAGACTGCACGGGCACTCTGGCTCATCTACTTCGGGTTCACCCTCGTCTACATCGTCCTGCTCTACGCGCTCCACCGGGCGGGGATGGCACCGAACATGGACCTCTACAACGCCATCGCGCACGGGTTCACGACGCTCCCGACCGGCGGGTTCTCGCCACAGGCCGACAGCATCGCCGCGTTCTCTGCCGCCGTCCAGTGGCTAGTCATTCCGTTCATGGCTGTTGCGGGCGTCAACTTCGCGCTGTTCTGGCACGTTCTCAAGGGCGAGGTGCGGACGATGACGGGCGACCCGGAGTTCCGCACGTACGCCGGGGCCATCGCGGTGGTGACCGCCCTCCTCGCGGTAGTCCTATTCCGGGGCGGGTCGCCACCGCTCGAACTGGGCGGAACGACGAAAGGCGTCACCGAGAACGCGCTTCGACAGGCGACATTTCAGGTCGTTTCCCTGTTGAACTCGACGGGGTACGCCACCGCCGACTTCGCACAGTGGGACGACCACGCCAAGATGGTGTTGCTGTTCGCCATGTTCATCGGCGGGAGTGCCGGCTCGACGGGCGGCGGGGTCAAAATCGTCCGCTGGATAGTCGCGTTCAAGACCGTCCGCCGGGAACTGTACACCTCGGCGAACCCCGACGTCGTCCGACCGGTCAGACTGGGCGGGTACGTCGTCGACGAGGACGCAATTCGGGGAATCATGGTGTTCTCGCTTTTGTACATCCTCCTGTTCGGGTTCTCGGCCGTGTTCATCAGCCTCGATTCGGCACGAATCGGGTACCAACTCACCGCTTTCGAGGCCGTCAGCGCGTCGCTGGCCACCATCGGGAACATCGGGCCGGGGTTCGGGTCACTCGGCCCGTTCGGGAGTTTTCTAGAGTTCTCGAACGCGTCGAAACTCCTGATGATATTCCTCATGTGGGTGGGACGACTAGAGATAATCCCCGTGCTGGCGTTGTTCGTGGGCCGGTTGGACTCGGACTGA
- the trkA gene encoding Trk system potassium transporter TrkA, which translates to MRVIIVGAGEVGSSIAASLADTHDVVVIDIDSERVDELTYSHDVLPVQGDGSNLETLEEAGVADADMLIASTDNDETNIVICGVAEIVGNPFTIARVKKPQYLRAWERGRAAFGVDFMVCTDLLTAKAIVGIIGFPTAQDVDMFADGLVQMTEFEIPPDSPVANQTVAEADRFDSLTFAAIIRDDEVLVPGGETVIEAGDEVVAIGSPESMRGFSSEILPREDGPSDIVVAGGGEIGYQVARLLEQRGFHPRLFEHDEDRARWLAEQLPDTTVVNGDVTDQELLERENVGRADVLISALENDQKNLLSTLIAKRMGVGRTVAIAHTAEFTELFEAVGVDVAVSPRQATAEEITRFTRARRAENVAILDNDRAEVLEIEVDADSILAGRPIRESMADLPTGVVIGAITRGDDLITPRGDTVVERGDHVVVFADSDSLSEVTEKL; encoded by the coding sequence GTGCGAGTAATCATCGTCGGTGCGGGCGAGGTCGGGTCGTCTATCGCGGCCAGCCTCGCCGACACGCACGACGTGGTCGTCATCGACATCGACAGCGAGCGCGTCGACGAACTCACGTACTCCCACGACGTGCTCCCGGTTCAGGGCGACGGGAGCAACCTCGAAACCCTCGAAGAGGCCGGGGTCGCAGACGCCGACATGCTCATCGCGAGTACCGACAACGACGAGACGAACATCGTCATCTGCGGCGTCGCCGAAATCGTCGGGAACCCGTTCACCATCGCCCGGGTCAAGAAGCCGCAGTACCTGCGGGCGTGGGAGCGGGGACGTGCGGCCTTCGGTGTGGACTTCATGGTGTGCACCGACTTGCTGACGGCGAAGGCTATCGTCGGCATCATCGGATTCCCGACCGCACAGGACGTGGACATGTTCGCGGACGGTCTCGTCCAGATGACTGAGTTCGAGATTCCACCGGACAGTCCGGTCGCGAACCAGACCGTCGCGGAGGCGGACCGGTTCGACTCACTCACGTTCGCCGCCATTATCCGCGACGACGAGGTGCTGGTTCCCGGCGGCGAGACGGTCATCGAGGCCGGCGACGAAGTCGTCGCCATCGGAAGCCCCGAGAGCATGCGCGGGTTCAGTTCCGAAATCCTCCCACGCGAAGACGGGCCAAGTGACATCGTCGTGGCCGGCGGCGGCGAAATCGGTTACCAGGTCGCCCGCCTGCTCGAACAGCGCGGGTTCCACCCGCGACTGTTCGAACACGACGAGGACCGAGCGCGCTGGCTGGCCGAGCAACTGCCGGATACGACGGTCGTCAACGGTGACGTGACCGACCAAGAACTCCTCGAACGCGAGAACGTCGGGCGGGCGGACGTGCTCATCTCGGCGCTGGAGAACGACCAGAAGAACCTCCTCTCGACGCTCATCGCCAAGCGCATGGGCGTGGGCCGGACGGTCGCTATCGCCCACACGGCGGAGTTCACGGAACTGTTCGAGGCCGTCGGCGTCGACGTGGCGGTCAGCCCGCGGCAGGCGACCGCGGAGGAGATAACTCGGTTCACCCGTGCTCGGCGCGCCGAGAACGTCGCCATCCTCGACAACGACCGCGCGGAGGTGCTGGAAATCGAAGTCGACGCCGACAGTATCCTCGCGGGCCGTCCGATTCGGGAGTCGATGGCCGACCTTCCCACGGGTGTGGTCATCGGGGCCATCACGCGTGGTGACGACCTCATCACGCCGCGCGGGGACACCGTCGTCGAACGGGGCGACCACGTCGTCGTCTTCGCAGACAGCGACTCGCTCTCGGAAGTGACCGAGAAACTGTGA
- a CDS encoding universal stress protein, translating into MPDTWRERVVTDIFERVLLPVAEEEDARTTARAFRRHAGDSVVAVHVVEKAGGAPDKASVEQRELAAEDAFDAVHEELDGATAVETRIAYGTDVAETVFEVAGEEDTTSIAFTPRGGSRWVRLLTGDVALDLITGTDRPVVVLPDSEDDG; encoded by the coding sequence ATGCCCGACACGTGGAGGGAGCGCGTCGTGACGGACATCTTCGAGCGCGTGCTCCTCCCCGTCGCCGAAGAGGAGGACGCACGGACGACTGCTCGCGCGTTCCGTCGGCACGCCGGCGACAGCGTGGTCGCCGTCCACGTCGTCGAGAAGGCCGGCGGGGCACCCGACAAGGCCTCCGTCGAGCAACGCGAACTCGCTGCCGAGGACGCCTTCGACGCCGTCCACGAGGAACTCGACGGTGCCACGGCCGTCGAGACTCGCATCGCCTACGGGACGGACGTGGCCGAGACGGTGTTCGAGGTGGCCGGGGAGGAGGACACGACGAGCATCGCGTTCACCCCGCGCGGCGGGAGTCGCTGGGTCCGCCTGTTGACCGGCGACGTGGCACTCGACCTGATAACGGGAACCGACCGCCCGGTCGTCGTACTCCCCGACAGCGAGGACGATGGCTGA
- a CDS encoding rod shape-determining protein, with product MSEDTSDKGPGEDEARTDTEDGTDEPAPLGVKLGSTRTAVVGADGPVTTTLTCLATYEDVITGEEQVVYGEQAAEEYPDRVEYMLRSGLPEDDERATLAERFFSEVVSANDLPADSVVVYAIPSIDNEPGLANLEAVVEGSDIGERLVRSYPESLCGAVPALGDGLEAIERIFIGVNLGSTNLEACAYRRGDPLTTFATGAVTGNEVDRRIANYVEEETQGRVNIDLTTARTYKEEHADFLNYEPFTDIIQQPGGGSHEFTIEQSVPDAVDEYVDEAVDELANSFLPQMANDHLKTYQQALDGEIVLTGGMACIPGIVDEFEDRLAAELDRDVTCVAPDEPVTAAASGAQRIAEKLTERGAY from the coding sequence GTGAGCGAGGATACGAGCGACAAAGGACCCGGCGAGGACGAAGCAAGGACAGACACAGAGGACGGAACGGACGAACCAGCCCCACTCGGCGTCAAACTCGGCAGTACACGGACAGCCGTCGTCGGAGCGGACGGACCGGTGACAACGACGCTTACCTGCCTAGCCACGTACGAAGACGTCATTACAGGCGAGGAACAGGTCGTCTACGGCGAACAGGCCGCAGAGGAGTACCCCGACCGTGTCGAGTATATGCTCCGGTCCGGGCTTCCGGAAGACGACGAGCGAGCGACACTGGCAGAGCGGTTCTTCAGCGAAGTCGTCTCGGCCAACGACTTGCCAGCCGATAGCGTCGTCGTCTATGCGATTCCCTCCATCGACAACGAGCCGGGACTCGCGAACCTCGAAGCGGTCGTCGAAGGAAGCGACATCGGCGAGCGACTCGTCAGGAGTTACCCCGAGTCACTCTGTGGCGCGGTCCCAGCACTCGGCGACGGGCTCGAAGCCATCGAGCGCATTTTCATCGGCGTCAACCTCGGGTCGACGAACTTGGAGGCGTGTGCGTATCGACGCGGGGACCCCCTCACGACGTTCGCCACCGGTGCCGTGACCGGCAACGAAGTCGACCGCCGCATCGCCAACTACGTCGAGGAAGAGACACAGGGGCGGGTCAATATCGATTTGACGACCGCCCGGACCTACAAGGAGGAACACGCGGACTTCCTGAACTACGAGCCGTTCACCGACATCATTCAACAACCCGGCGGCGGCAGCCACGAGTTCACCATCGAACAGTCCGTCCCGGACGCCGTCGACGAGTACGTCGACGAAGCCGTCGACGAACTGGCGAACAGTTTCCTCCCGCAGATGGCAAACGACCACCTGAAAACCTACCAGCAGGCACTCGACGGTGAAATCGTGCTGACCGGCGGGATGGCCTGCATCCCCGGTATCGTCGACGAGTTCGAGGACCGTCTGGCCGCCGAATTAGACCGCGACGTGACCTGTGTCGCGCCGGACGAGCCAGTGACAGCCGCCGCATCCGGTGCGCAACGTATCGCCGAGAAACTAACCGAGCGCGGAGCGTACTGA
- a CDS encoding FlaD/FlaE family flagellar protein has protein sequence MDLSPSRYDVAELREMAGVQLGGRPAEEPDRRRVPPVSEADILQGPAEQPYLERLPVSADAVATILDWLDYLVGRAGASETLWVLGYYRDLNWYTETVEHELRRYLSGLESQADAASGSLTATDHKVSLGYVTRLSTH, from the coding sequence ATGGACCTGTCGCCCTCGCGCTACGATGTCGCGGAACTCCGCGAGATGGCGGGCGTCCAGCTTGGCGGTCGGCCAGCGGAGGAACCCGACCGGCGGCGAGTCCCACCGGTGAGTGAGGCGGACATCCTTCAGGGGCCGGCGGAGCAGCCGTATCTCGAACGCCTGCCGGTGTCGGCCGACGCCGTGGCGACGATACTGGACTGGCTCGACTATCTCGTGGGCCGGGCCGGGGCGTCCGAAACGCTGTGGGTACTCGGGTACTACCGCGACCTGAACTGGTACACGGAAACGGTCGAACACGAACTCAGGCGCTATCTTTCCGGTCTGGAGTCGCAGGCCGACGCCGCGAGCGGGTCGCTCACGGCAACCGACCACAAAGTGAGTCTCGGGTACGTCACCCGACTGTCGACGCACTGA
- a CDS encoding potassium transporter TrkG produces the protein MSRRPVQAVPDDFATIARDIGSLLLIEATLMTITVGIAAAFGEFRAALAFLVAGGLTAAVGGAANRGFAAAPAPKMKHGMVIAAGGWFMTAVFGALPFLLTAWLTPPAAMDAFVPVAADTSGWTPIRVGGTTTVSSLAYFRNPLHAMFESMSGWTGSGLTMAIHEPSLPRAIQWWRSFIQWVGGVGVIVLTVSILARPGSGSYALYQSEAREEKIHPSVVSTVRTVWKLVVGYTLLSTVLLFGAIRLSESAYAQSLPLWEVGWQALNHAMTGLTTGGFSVTDNSIATYQSPLVEATLLPIMILGAIAFPVHYVVLRDRDLRELVADLQTRWLFVLLAFGVVALSLQNAATVRVAADAFAPQSFVSVPYLDGPQLDAIRDSTFQWVSALTCTGFQSAPIGRWVAGAKVFVVGAMTLGGAAGSTVGGIKLIRGYTIVRGMVWQFSRVFLPKNAVVTARIGDRQLDRDGMEREFSEAAIVTLLWVLLLIASSIVLVNVAGADFGYADALFEVASAQGNVGLSTGITGPSMHPLAEGMFVLNMWVGRLEIIPVLVFARSLLYGLNP, from the coding sequence ATGAGCCGACGGCCCGTACAGGCGGTCCCCGACGACTTCGCCACCATCGCCCGCGACATCGGGTCGCTGTTGCTCATCGAAGCGACGCTGATGACGATTACCGTCGGTATCGCCGCCGCCTTCGGCGAGTTCCGGGCGGCACTCGCCTTCCTCGTCGCCGGTGGCCTAACCGCGGCGGTCGGTGGCGCGGCCAATCGCGGCTTCGCGGCCGCACCGGCCCCCAAGATGAAACACGGGATGGTCATCGCCGCCGGTGGCTGGTTCATGACCGCCGTGTTCGGGGCACTCCCGTTCCTGCTCACGGCGTGGCTGACGCCGCCCGCCGCGATGGACGCGTTCGTCCCGGTCGCCGCGGACACGAGTGGCTGGACACCCATCCGCGTCGGTGGGACGACGACGGTGTCGAGTCTCGCCTACTTCCGGAACCCCCTCCACGCCATGTTCGAGAGCATGAGCGGGTGGACCGGGAGCGGCCTGACGATGGCCATCCACGAACCGTCGCTCCCGCGGGCGATTCAGTGGTGGCGCTCGTTCATCCAGTGGGTGGGTGGCGTCGGCGTCATCGTCCTCACCGTCTCCATCCTCGCCCGCCCCGGCAGCGGGAGTTACGCGCTCTACCAGAGCGAGGCGCGCGAGGAGAAGATACACCCGAGCGTCGTCTCGACGGTTCGGACGGTCTGGAAACTCGTCGTCGGCTACACGCTACTGTCGACCGTGTTGCTGTTCGGTGCCATCCGCCTGAGCGAGAGTGCCTACGCACAGTCGCTCCCGCTGTGGGAGGTCGGGTGGCAGGCACTCAATCACGCCATGACCGGGCTGACGACCGGCGGGTTCAGCGTGACCGACAACTCCATCGCGACCTACCAGTCGCCGTTGGTCGAAGCGACCCTGCTCCCCATCATGATACTGGGGGCCATCGCCTTCCCCGTCCACTACGTCGTCCTGCGGGACCGGGACCTCCGTGAACTCGTCGCCGACCTCCAGACGCGGTGGCTGTTCGTCTTGCTCGCGTTCGGCGTCGTCGCTCTCTCGCTCCAGAACGCCGCGACGGTCCGGGTCGCCGCCGACGCCTTCGCCCCGCAGTCGTTCGTCTCGGTCCCGTATCTGGACGGGCCACAACTCGACGCCATCAGGGACTCGACGTTCCAGTGGGTGAGCGCGCTGACCTGTACCGGGTTCCAGTCGGCCCCCATCGGCCGGTGGGTAGCCGGCGCGAAGGTGTTCGTCGTCGGTGCGATGACGCTGGGCGGTGCCGCCGGGTCGACGGTCGGCGGCATCAAACTCATTCGGGGCTACACCATCGTTCGAGGGATGGTGTGGCAGTTCTCGCGCGTGTTCCTCCCGAAAAACGCCGTCGTCACCGCCAGAATCGGCGACCGACAACTGGACCGTGACGGGATGGAGCGGGAGTTCAGCGAGGCCGCCATCGTCACGCTCCTGTGGGTGTTGCTGTTGATTGCGAGCAGCATCGTCCTAGTGAACGTCGCCGGTGCCGACTTCGGCTACGCCGACGCGCTGTTCGAGGTCGCGAGTGCCCAAGGGAACGTCGGCCTCTCGACCGGCATCACCGGCCCGTCGATGCACCCGCTGGCGGAAGGAATGTTCGTCCTCAACATGTGGGTCGGTCGCCTCGAAATCATCCCGGTACTCGTGTTCGCGCGGTCGCTGCTGTACGGGTTGAACCCCTGA